A region of Arabidopsis thaliana chromosome 5, partial sequence DNA encodes the following proteins:
- a CDS encoding Ankyrin repeat family protein (Ankyrin repeat family protein; CONTAINS InterPro DOMAIN/s: Ankyrin repeat-containing domain (InterPro:IPR020683), Ankyrin repeat (InterPro:IPR002110); BEST Arabidopsis thaliana protein match is: Ankyrin repeat family protein (TAIR:AT5G54710.1); Has 1807 Blast hits to 1807 proteins in 277 species: Archae - 0; Bacteria - 0; Metazoa - 736; Fungi - 347; Plants - 385; Viruses - 0; Other Eukaryotes - 339 (source: NCBI BLink).) has protein sequence MTPPIFNAIRKNDEATFNQLIQEKPSVIEERDKENNGESVLHLVTKIGHQEFAKTIIGICPSLSTPLDDISEVENDLKLAELVNNDGLTPLHCAAVSNSIKILKVFSHKTPSSFDILTQPHNETVFHLAVRHKNLKAFKFMAQKVHLEKLLYKPDKYGNTVLHTAASLGSTSGLAAVDLLDKDDANFPSIALKFGGESHKEESVMHSEALQNARNTITVVAILIASVTFAVGMNPPGGIYQESTSSKGKSVAAKTVAFKIFYVSNSIALFTSLWIVILLVSIIPFKPKSLKNVLVITHKMMSVSVAALATSYVAVGWIILPHFEGTKWLLYTTLGISIVMRGGRYEAMPFRAGGSGELALLAKLACLDEMSSLDELTCTDELALLGELADLDEQTSPDELTCVDELALLGELADLDEQTSPDELTCVDELALLGELADLDEQTSPDELTCAILSPGLEKVPFPETFYSLFIPVRIVGYAR, from the exons ATGACTCCACCAATTTTCAATGCCATCCGCAAAAATGACGAGGCCACTTTCAATCAGTTGATACAAGAGAAACCGTCTGTGATAGAGGAAAGAGACAAGGAGAACAATGGAGAATCGGTGTTGCACCTAGTCACAAAGATAGGGCACCAGGAATTCGCCAAGACGATAATTGGGATCTGCCCTTCCCTA TCAACGCCATTAGATGATATCTCAGAAGTAGAAAATGACCTCAAACTTGCAGAACTGGTGAACAATGATGGCTTGACGCCTTTGCACTGTGCGGCAGTCAGTAACTCGATCAAAATCCTCAAGGTCTTTAGCCACAAGACTCCTTCATCTTTCGATATACTCACACAACCACATAACGAAACAGTCTTCCATCTAGCTGTGAGACACAAAAATCTCAAAGCATTCAAGTTCATGGCACAGAAAGTCCACCTAGAAAAACTTCTCTACAAGCCGGATAAATATGGAAACACAGTACTTCACACTGCCGCCTCTTTAGGCTCTACTTCC GGTCTTGCAGCGGTTGATCTTCTCGATAAAGATGATGCAAATTTCCCATCTATCGCATTAAAGTTTGGTGGCGAGAGTCACAAAGAGGAAAGTGTGATGCATTCAGAGGCTTTGCAAAATGCGAGGAATACAATCACGGTTGTCGCCATCTTGATTGCATCGGTTACTTTCGCAGTGGGGATGAACCCTCCTGGTGGCATCTATCAAGAGAGTACTTCCTCGAAAGGGAAATCAGTTGCGGCAAAAACAGTAGCTTTCAAGATCTTCTATGTAAGCAATAGCATCGCGTTGTTTACATCATTATGGATCGTCATTCTTCTGGTCAGCATTATTCCTTTCAAGCCAAAATCACTCAAGAATGTCTTGGTTATAACACATAAAATGATGTCAGTCTCTGTGGCTGCCCTGGCAACTTCCTATGTCGCAGTGGGATGGATCATTTTACCTCATTTTGAAGGAACCAAATGGTTACTCTATACCACTCTTGGTATTTCTATCGTCATGCGAGGAG GGCGCTACGAGGCGATGCCGTTTCGAGCTGGTGGTTCTGGTGAGCTGGCTCTTCTTGCTAAGTTGGCTTGTCTTGACGAGATGTCTTCTCTCGACGAGCTGACTTGTACCGATGAGCTGGCTCTTCTGGGCGAGCTGGCTGATCTTGACGAGCAGACTTCTCCCGACGAGCTGACTTGTGTCGATGAGCTGGCTCTTCTGGGCGAGTTGGCTGATCTTGACGAGCAGACTTCTCCCGACGAGCTGACTTGTGTCGATGAGCTGGCTCTTCTGGGCGAACTGGCTGATCTTGACGAGCAGACTTCTCCCGACGAGCTGACTTGTGCTATCCTTTCTCCAGGTCTCGAAAAAGTCCCCTTTCCCGAGACTTTCTATTCCTTATTTATACCCGTCCGTATAGTAGGGTACGCAAGGTGA
- a CDS encoding Ankyrin repeat family protein — MLEFGEKSTPLDDISEVENDLKLAELVNNDGLTPLHCAAVSNSIKILKVFSHKTPSSFDILTQPHNETVFHLAVRHKNLKAFKFMAQKVHLEKLLYKPDKYGNTVLHTAASLGSTSLAEYIINETKIHTKAKNIQGLAAVDLLDKDDANFPSIALKFGGESHKEESVMHSEALQNARNTITVVAILIASVTFAVGMNPPGGIYQESTSSKGKSVAAKTVAFKIFYVSNSIALFTSLWIVILLVSIIPFKPKSLKNVLVITHKMMSVSVAALATSYVAVGWIILPHFEGTKWLLYTTLGISIVMRGGMYVFLWFKLAKHILRKIDTERDPDEEAATGKGYVMYWKS; from the exons ATGTTAGAGTTTGGAGAGAAGTCAACGCCATTAGATGATATCTCAGAAGTAGAAAATGACCTCAAACTTGCAGAACTGGTGAACAATGATGGCTTGACGCCTTTGCACTGTGCGGCAGTCAGTAACTCGATCAAAATCCTCAAGGTCTTTAGCCACAAGACTCCTTCATCTTTCGATATACTCACACAACCACATAACGAAACAGTCTTCCATCTAGCTGTGAGACACAAAAATCTCAAAGCATTCAAGTTCATGGCACAGAAAGTCCACCTAGAAAAACTTCTCTACAAGCCGGATAAATATGGAAACACAGTACTTCACACTGCCGCCTCTTTAGGCTCTACTTCC CTAGCGGAGTACATcatcaatgaaacaaaaatacataccAAAGCCAAGAACATACAGGGTCTTGCAGCGGTTGATCTTCTCGATAAAGATGATGCAAATTTCCCATCTATCGCATTAAAGTTTGGTGGCGAGAGTCACAAAGAGGAAAGTGTGATGCATTCAGAGGCTTTGCAAAATGCGAGGAATACAATCACGGTTGTCGCCATCTTGATTGCATCGGTTACTTTCGCAGTGGGGATGAACCCTCCTGGTGGCATCTATCAAGAGAGTACTTCCTCGAAAGGGAAATCAGTTGCGGCAAAAACAGTAGCTTTCAAGATCTTCTATGTAAGCAATAGCATCGCGTTGTTTACATCATTATGGATCGTCATTCTTCTGGTCAGCATTATTCCTTTCAAGCCAAAATCACTCAAGAATGTCTTGGTTATAACACATAAAATGATGTCAGTCTCTGTGGCTGCCCTGGCAACTTCCTATGTCGCAGTGGGATGGATCATTTTACCTCATTTTGAAGGAACCAAATGGTTACTCTATACCACTCTTGGTATTTCTATCGTCATGCGAGGAGGTATGTATGTTTTTCTATGGTTTAAGCTGGCCAAACACATCTTAAGGAAGATAGATACGGAAAGAGACCCTGATGAGGAGGCCGCAACGGGAAAAGGCTATGTCATGTATTGGAAATCATAA